One genomic segment of Occultella kanbiaonis includes these proteins:
- a CDS encoding ABC transporter family substrate-binding protein, with protein MKIRRISALAATVAAGALVLSACTPPGDEGTDGGDGGNAGIDEGTSINIGWNQPFYEYNSSSATGNATANAIVLYLMNAGFNYYDKDLNLVQDESFGTYEKTSDDPLTVTYTINDDVTWSDGTPVDAADMLLTWAATSGHMNTVEAEEDEEGNVTNEDEVEAGVYFNNTSAGLALVEETPEISEDGQSLTLVYTKPFADWETAFGVGVPAHVVAGHALEIEDAQEAKDALIAAVNDRDTEALSPISQFWNTGFQFGDALPDDDSLYLSSGAYLLEEYVNGQYVTLVANPDYTGDLAPSVERVTIRYNEDPMAQVQALENGEVDVISPQSTADVLSSLEALGDGYNIITQDEGTYEHVDLMFDNGGPFDPATYGGDEATALAVRQAFLKLIPRQDIIDRLILSLNPEAEIRNSYTSIPGSPNYDVVSAVNGMAEQFPGATDLDAATALLQDAGVTTPIDVRMLYGASNVRRQQQYQLIAESAGQNGLFNVIDGGDDNWGTLLEDSSGYDASLFGWQSTSTAVSESDANYRTGGLNNFGGYSNAEVDALFDELQVETDTTRQGEILAEVETHLVDDAFGVTIFQFPGVTAYNTEIEGIDPISISPTIFWNFWEWSTTATEEASS; from the coding sequence TTGAAGATCCGGCGCATATCCGCCCTGGCTGCGACCGTCGCAGCAGGTGCGCTCGTGCTCAGTGCTTGCACCCCGCCCGGGGACGAAGGCACTGACGGTGGTGACGGCGGTAACGCCGGCATCGACGAGGGCACTTCCATCAACATCGGCTGGAACCAGCCGTTCTACGAGTACAACTCGAGCTCGGCCACCGGTAACGCGACGGCCAACGCGATCGTCCTGTACCTGATGAACGCCGGCTTCAACTACTACGACAAGGACCTGAACCTCGTTCAGGACGAGTCCTTCGGTACGTATGAGAAGACCAGCGACGACCCGCTCACCGTGACCTACACGATCAACGATGACGTGACCTGGTCCGACGGAACGCCCGTCGACGCTGCGGACATGCTGCTCACCTGGGCCGCCACCAGCGGCCACATGAACACCGTGGAGGCCGAGGAGGACGAGGAGGGCAACGTCACCAACGAGGACGAGGTGGAGGCTGGGGTCTACTTCAACAACACCAGCGCCGGACTCGCCCTGGTCGAGGAGACGCCCGAGATCTCCGAGGACGGGCAGAGCCTCACGCTCGTCTACACCAAGCCCTTCGCCGATTGGGAGACCGCCTTCGGGGTTGGCGTGCCCGCCCACGTCGTGGCCGGCCACGCCCTCGAAATCGAGGACGCGCAGGAGGCAAAGGACGCGCTGATCGCAGCCGTCAACGACCGCGACACCGAGGCGCTCAGCCCGATCTCGCAGTTCTGGAACACCGGCTTCCAGTTCGGTGACGCACTTCCGGACGACGACTCCCTGTACCTGTCCTCCGGTGCGTACCTGCTCGAGGAGTACGTCAACGGGCAGTATGTGACCCTGGTCGCGAACCCGGACTACACGGGTGATCTCGCGCCGTCTGTCGAGCGGGTCACCATCCGTTACAACGAGGACCCGATGGCTCAGGTCCAGGCGCTGGAGAACGGTGAGGTCGACGTGATCTCCCCGCAGTCCACCGCGGACGTGCTGTCCTCGCTCGAGGCCCTCGGCGACGGCTACAACATCATCACCCAGGACGAGGGCACCTACGAGCACGTCGACCTCATGTTCGACAACGGCGGCCCGTTCGACCCGGCCACCTACGGTGGCGACGAGGCGACGGCCCTGGCCGTGCGCCAGGCGTTCCTCAAGCTGATCCCGCGTCAGGACATCATCGACCGGCTCATCCTGTCGCTGAACCCCGAGGCCGAGATCCGCAACTCCTACACCTCGATCCCCGGCTCGCCGAACTACGACGTCGTCTCTGCCGTGAACGGCATGGCCGAGCAGTTCCCGGGTGCGACCGACCTCGACGCAGCCACCGCGTTGCTCCAGGACGCCGGGGTCACGACCCCGATCGACGTCCGCATGCTGTACGGCGCGAGCAACGTGCGTCGCCAGCAGCAGTACCAGCTGATCGCCGAGTCGGCGGGCCAGAACGGCCTGTTCAACGTGATCGACGGCGGTGACGACAACTGGGGCACCCTCCTCGAGGACAGCAGCGGCTACGACGCGTCGCTGTTCGGCTGGCAGTCCACCTCCACGGCGGTGTCGGAGTCCGACGCGAACTACCGCACCGGTGGCCTGAACAACTTCGGCGGGTACTCCAACGCCGAGGTGGACGCACTGTTCGACGAGCTGCAGGTCGAGACCGACACGACGCGCCAGGGCGAGATCCTGGCCGAGGTGGAGACCCACCTCGTCGACGACGCGTTCGGTGTCACGATCTTCCAGTTCCCGGGTGTGACGGCGTACAACACGGAGATCGAGGGCATCGACCCGATCTCCATCTCGCCGACCATCTTCTGGAACTTCTGGGAGTGGAGCACGACCGCCACCGAAGAGGCCTCGAGCTGA
- a CDS encoding NADP-dependent isocitrate dehydrogenase, with amino-acid sequence MSTIIYTHTDEAPLLATYSFLPIIEAYASTAGVEVQTRDISLSGRIIALFGEYLTPEQRLPDALTELGELAKRPEANIIKLPNISASVPQLKAAVAELQGQGYALPNYPDEPATDEEKEVRARYDKVKGSAVNPVLREGNSDRRAPASVKGYARSHPHSMGAWAADSKTNVATMDADDFRSNEQSVVLAADDTLQIRHVASNGATTVLTESLPVLAGEVVDGTVMRAGALDAFLAEQIAHAKADDVLFSVHLKATMMKVSDPIIFGRVVRAFFPDLFAVYGEQLAAAGLSPNNGLGSILAGLDALDPATRAGVQAAITEGFAHGPSLAMVNSDKGITNLHVPSDVIVDASMPAMIRTSGHMWGPDGAEADTLAVIPDSSYAGVYQTVIDDCRANGAFDPTTMGSVPNVGLMAQKAEEYGSHDKTFEISTPGTVQVVDSAGTVLIEHEVSPGDIWRACQTKDVPIQDWVKLAVSRARATDSPAVFWLDPARAHDVNLTAKVRTYLADHDTEGLQIEIMSPVEATRFSLERIRRGEDTISVTGNVLRDYLTDLFPILELGTSAKMLSVVPLINGGGLFETGAGGSAPKHVQQLVEENHLRWDSLGEFLALAVSFEHLATTTGNARAQILADTLDRATATFLNENKSPSRKAGQIDNRGSHFYLATYWAQELAAQTQDAELAAAFAAVAAGLTANEEAITAELLAVQGSPVDLGGYYRPDEQKASAIMRPSVTLNEVLATLA; translated from the coding sequence ATGTCCACCATCATCTACACCCACACCGATGAGGCGCCGCTGCTCGCGACGTACTCGTTCCTGCCGATCATCGAGGCCTACGCATCGACGGCAGGCGTCGAGGTGCAGACCCGGGACATCTCGCTCTCGGGTCGCATCATCGCGCTGTTCGGCGAGTACCTCACGCCGGAGCAGCGCCTGCCCGACGCACTGACCGAGCTCGGCGAGCTGGCCAAGCGCCCCGAAGCCAACATCATCAAGCTGCCGAACATCAGCGCCTCCGTGCCGCAGCTCAAGGCGGCCGTCGCCGAGCTGCAGGGCCAGGGCTACGCGCTTCCGAACTACCCGGACGAGCCGGCCACCGACGAGGAGAAGGAGGTCCGCGCGCGCTACGACAAGGTCAAGGGCAGCGCCGTCAACCCGGTCCTGCGCGAGGGCAACTCCGACCGCCGCGCACCCGCGTCGGTGAAGGGGTACGCACGCTCGCACCCGCACTCGATGGGCGCCTGGGCCGCGGACTCGAAGACGAACGTCGCGACGATGGACGCGGACGACTTCCGCTCCAACGAGCAGTCCGTGGTGCTCGCCGCCGATGACACCCTGCAGATCCGCCACGTCGCCTCGAACGGCGCCACGACGGTGCTGACGGAGTCGCTGCCGGTTCTCGCCGGTGAGGTCGTGGACGGCACGGTCATGCGTGCGGGTGCGCTGGACGCGTTCCTGGCCGAGCAGATCGCGCACGCGAAGGCGGACGACGTCCTGTTCTCGGTGCACCTGAAGGCCACCATGATGAAGGTCTCGGACCCGATCATCTTCGGCCGCGTGGTGCGCGCGTTCTTCCCGGATCTGTTCGCGGTCTACGGCGAGCAGCTCGCCGCCGCGGGTCTGAGCCCGAACAACGGGCTCGGTTCCATCCTCGCCGGCCTCGACGCCCTGGACCCGGCCACCCGCGCCGGGGTTCAGGCCGCGATCACCGAGGGCTTCGCCCACGGCCCGTCGCTGGCGATGGTGAACTCGGACAAGGGCATCACCAACCTGCACGTGCCAAGCGACGTGATCGTGGACGCCTCGATGCCCGCGATGATCCGGACCTCCGGCCACATGTGGGGCCCGGACGGCGCCGAGGCTGACACCCTCGCGGTGATCCCGGACTCCTCCTACGCCGGCGTGTACCAGACCGTGATCGACGACTGCCGCGCGAACGGCGCCTTCGACCCGACCACGATGGGCTCGGTCCCGAACGTCGGTCTCATGGCCCAGAAGGCCGAGGAGTACGGCAGCCACGACAAGACGTTCGAGATCAGCACGCCCGGCACCGTGCAGGTGGTCGACTCCGCCGGCACCGTCCTGATCGAGCACGAGGTCTCCCCCGGTGACATCTGGCGCGCCTGCCAGACCAAGGACGTCCCGATCCAGGACTGGGTGAAGCTGGCCGTGAGCCGCGCTCGCGCCACCGATTCCCCGGCCGTGTTCTGGCTGGACCCGGCCCGGGCGCACGACGTGAACCTGACCGCCAAGGTCCGCACCTACCTCGCCGACCACGACACCGAGGGCCTGCAGATCGAGATCATGTCCCCGGTCGAGGCCACCCGGTTCTCCCTGGAGCGCATCCGCCGCGGCGAGGACACCATCTCGGTGACCGGCAACGTGCTGCGTGACTACCTGACCGATCTGTTCCCGATCCTCGAGCTCGGCACCAGCGCCAAGATGCTCTCGGTCGTGCCGCTGATCAACGGTGGCGGCCTGTTCGAGACCGGTGCCGGTGGCTCCGCGCCGAAGCACGTGCAGCAGCTGGTCGAGGAGAACCACCTGCGCTGGGACAGCCTCGGTGAGTTCCTCGCCCTTGCGGTCAGCTTCGAGCACCTGGCCACCACCACCGGGAACGCCCGCGCCCAGATCCTCGCGGACACCCTGGACCGGGCGACGGCCACGTTCCTGAACGAGAACAAGTCGCCCAGCCGCAAGGCCGGCCAGATCGACAACCGTGGCAGCCACTTCTATCTGGCGACGTACTGGGCGCAGGAACTGGCCGCGCAGACCCAGGATGCGGAACTCGCAGCCGCGTTCGCCGCGGTCGCGGCAGGCCTGACCGCGAACGAGGAGGCCATCACGGCTGAGCTCCTCGCGGTGCAGGGCTCGCCGGTCGACCTCGGCGGCTACTACCGGCCGGACGAGCAGAAGGCGTCGGCGATCATGCGCCCGTCGGTGACGTTGAACGAGGTGCTCGCCACGCTCGCCTGA
- a CDS encoding isomerase, with the protein MGTRTITTDTLLHDYARFWNTADLAERSRIAAGVFSEDVDYHAAVGVLIGAQALGGFRDEFVAHMGEATLMHHGEPDRLTDRVRLRWEIVLADGTSFAAGTDVLVLAGDGRISSVTAFLDRAPEGFADHHDEHDG; encoded by the coding sequence ATGGGAACCCGCACCATCACCACAGACACGCTCCTGCACGACTACGCACGCTTCTGGAACACGGCGGACCTGGCCGAGCGGAGCCGGATCGCTGCCGGAGTGTTCTCCGAGGACGTCGACTATCACGCGGCGGTCGGCGTCCTCATCGGCGCGCAGGCGCTCGGCGGCTTCCGTGACGAGTTCGTCGCGCACATGGGCGAGGCGACCCTGATGCACCACGGCGAACCGGACCGGCTCACCGACCGGGTCCGGCTGCGCTGGGAGATCGTCCTGGCCGACGGCACGTCGTTCGCGGCAGGCACCGATGTGCTGGTGCTCGCCGGGGACGGCCGGATCTCCTCCGTGACCGCGTTCCTGGACCGGGCACCGGAGGGGTTCGCGGACCACCATGACGAGCACGACGGCTGA
- a CDS encoding helix-turn-helix domain-containing protein, translated as MTTTTDGVGPLVRRWRERRHRSQLDVSIAADVSTRHLSYIETGRSTPSRDMIERLCDELEVPLRERNAFHLAAGLAPVHRERPFAELGAARLAVEAVLAGHDPNPAVAVDSHWDLLAANVAMRRFLADIPAELAGPPLNMLRATMHPDGLASRLRNPAQWRAHVLRRVRRQWERTGDPALADLLTELESYPAPPPGGDVETPGADIAVPMLLATEFGDLALLYAVTVFGSPRDVTLDEIAIETFFPADEATRRILAAAAAGA; from the coding sequence ATGACCACGACGACGGACGGTGTCGGCCCACTGGTGCGGCGATGGCGGGAACGGCGGCACCGGTCCCAGCTCGACGTGTCCATCGCCGCGGACGTCTCGACCCGGCACCTGAGTTACATCGAGACCGGGCGGTCCACGCCCAGCCGGGACATGATCGAGCGGCTCTGCGACGAACTAGAGGTGCCACTGCGGGAGCGCAACGCGTTCCATCTGGCGGCTGGCCTGGCGCCGGTGCACCGGGAACGGCCGTTCGCCGAGCTCGGCGCGGCCCGGCTGGCGGTCGAGGCCGTGCTGGCCGGGCATGACCCGAACCCCGCCGTGGCGGTCGACAGTCACTGGGACCTGCTCGCGGCCAACGTCGCGATGCGGCGGTTCCTGGCGGATATCCCGGCCGAGCTCGCCGGGCCGCCGCTGAACATGCTGCGCGCGACCATGCACCCGGACGGTCTGGCGAGCAGGCTGCGCAATCCGGCGCAGTGGCGCGCTCACGTGCTCCGGCGGGTCCGCCGGCAGTGGGAGCGCACCGGTGACCCGGCGCTGGCGGACCTGCTCACCGAGCTGGAGTCCTACCCGGCTCCCCCACCCGGCGGGGACGTCGAGACCCCCGGCGCTGACATCGCCGTTCCGATGCTGCTCGCTACCGAGTTCGGCGACCTCGCCCTGCTGTACGCCGTCACCGTGTTCGGGTCGCCACGGGACGTGACCCTCGACGAGATCGCCATCGAGACGTTCTTCCCGGCCGACGAAGCGACCCGCCGAATCCTGGCCGCGGCAGCAGCCGGCGCCTAG
- a CDS encoding AI-2E family transporter has translation MAIGRRRRKREPGGPARVRTEGEVGRPSLVVDEPAPGGMSHLWTDRLGRSSIRTLQVMILIAGAAIVVLGLIQVKLVVIPLMVALILAAALTPVVAWLRRRGVPALLATWLTLIGAVVVIGGVVTGIVFAVRNQWEELAVAAGEGLTELQDILQRFQLSFDIDWDAVLDAATQFVTSAQFGSGAVAGLSAVGQVITGLVLIVVVLFFFLKDGEKIWNFFLTPLRGEPLDRGERIGTTAVKVLGGYVRGTALVALVDAVAIGVGLAVLRVPLALPLAVVVFFGAFIPLVGATVAGIFAALVALVANGPLTALIVVILVIAVNQLEGDFLQPVVMGQSLKLHPLVILLSLTIGTILGGILGAILAVPVTAVGWAVGKIVFEPEREPTLATSADPPSPG, from the coding sequence ATGGCGATCGGCAGGCGGCGACGCAAGCGCGAGCCGGGAGGGCCGGCACGGGTGCGTACGGAGGGCGAGGTCGGTCGGCCGTCACTGGTCGTGGACGAGCCCGCGCCGGGTGGGATGTCCCACCTCTGGACCGACCGCCTCGGACGGTCGAGCATCCGCACGCTGCAGGTGATGATCCTGATCGCGGGTGCAGCGATCGTCGTGCTGGGACTCATCCAGGTCAAGCTGGTCGTGATCCCGCTGATGGTCGCGCTGATCCTCGCCGCGGCGCTCACCCCGGTGGTCGCGTGGCTGCGCCGACGGGGTGTCCCCGCCCTGCTCGCCACGTGGCTGACCCTGATCGGCGCGGTCGTGGTGATCGGTGGTGTGGTCACCGGCATCGTCTTCGCGGTGCGGAACCAGTGGGAGGAACTCGCCGTGGCCGCGGGGGAGGGCCTGACCGAGCTCCAGGACATCCTGCAGCGGTTCCAGCTCTCGTTCGACATCGACTGGGACGCCGTGCTCGATGCCGCGACCCAGTTCGTGACGAGTGCGCAGTTCGGCTCCGGGGCCGTCGCGGGCCTGTCGGCCGTCGGCCAGGTGATCACCGGCCTGGTCCTGATCGTCGTCGTCCTGTTCTTCTTCCTCAAGGACGGGGAGAAGATCTGGAACTTCTTCCTCACGCCGCTGCGCGGCGAGCCACTGGATCGGGGCGAGCGGATCGGCACCACCGCCGTCAAGGTACTCGGCGGATACGTGCGGGGCACGGCGCTGGTGGCCCTGGTGGACGCCGTCGCCATCGGTGTCGGTCTGGCGGTCCTGCGGGTCCCGCTCGCGCTGCCGCTCGCGGTCGTCGTGTTCTTCGGCGCGTTCATCCCACTCGTCGGCGCAACCGTGGCGGGCATCTTCGCCGCGCTAGTGGCCCTGGTCGCGAACGGACCCTTGACCGCACTGATCGTGGTCATCCTGGTGATCGCCGTGAACCAGCTCGAGGGCGACTTCCTGCAGCCGGTCGTGATGGGGCAGTCGCTCAAGCTGCACCCACTCGTCATCCTGCTCTCCCTGACGATCGGCACCATCCTCGGCGGGATCCTGGGCGCCATCCTCGCCGTGCCGGTCACCGCGGTCGGCTGGGCCGTGGGCAAGATCGTGTTCGAACCCGAGCGCGAGCCCACGCTCGCGACTTCCGCAGATCCACCGTCGCCGGGGTGA
- a CDS encoding DinB family protein: MDDLKEILAHYLDVQNDALLWKLEGLGEYDLRRPLTPSGTNLLGLVKHVSGVEADYLGNVFGLPFADPQPWMAEDAEVNADMWATPQESTASILEIFTRVRAHGAATIAALELDAPGVVPWWGEHGQVTLGRILVHVATEVARHAGHADIVREQIDGAAGLRASATNLPEEGNRQWWTDYTARVEEAARQAAAQ, from the coding sequence ATGGATGATCTGAAGGAGATACTCGCGCACTACCTCGACGTGCAGAACGACGCGCTGCTCTGGAAGCTGGAGGGCCTGGGCGAGTACGACCTACGCCGCCCGCTGACCCCCAGCGGAACGAACCTGCTCGGCCTCGTCAAGCATGTTTCGGGCGTGGAGGCGGACTACCTGGGCAACGTGTTCGGGCTCCCGTTCGCCGACCCGCAGCCGTGGATGGCCGAGGACGCCGAGGTGAACGCGGACATGTGGGCCACGCCGCAGGAGTCGACGGCCTCGATCCTTGAGATCTTCACCAGGGTGCGCGCCCATGGCGCGGCGACGATCGCGGCGCTCGAACTCGACGCACCCGGCGTGGTGCCGTGGTGGGGCGAGCACGGCCAGGTCACGCTCGGCCGCATCCTCGTCCATGTGGCCACGGAGGTCGCCCGGCACGCGGGTCACGCGGACATCGTGCGCGAGCAGATCGACGGCGCTGCGGGCCTGCGCGCGAGCGCCACCAACCTTCCGGAGGAGGGGAACCGGCAGTGGTGGACCGACTACACCGCCCGCGTGGAGGAAGCTGCAAGGCAGGCAGCGGCACAGTAG
- a CDS encoding glucose-6-phosphate dehydrogenase produces MSDATPPGIDSVNTLLILGASGDLTNRLLLPGLGSLLAAEPERQVRVVGADIADLSEQDWAERVRSCLGDAGVPAAAAGAIADRARYIRTDVLDADALAGLLDSVDGPTVLYFALPPRISVQVCELLERRGVDPATRLALEKPFGTDLASAQALNAQLLKVVEENRIFRVDHFLGLSSVLNLFGVRFANRLLAPVWTSEHIEKVVIRYDEDLALEGRAGYYDRAGALVDMIQSHLLQVLAYFAMEAPETLDAEQVRSLKAQVLRATRIWADDPAGSSRRARYTAGTIEARRVPDYVDEEGVDPALDTETLAEMIVEIDNERWSGTPFVLRSGKALGEAVKQIEVFFREPGHVPTGLHGTGHPDMLVLGLKPAEMLISMSVNAEGDPFDLEQKDLRATLGASRMLPYGEVLDRMLDGDPLLSIRGDVAEDCWRIVAPVLTAWRAGEVPMQDYPAGSAGPEGWGAVPGVSDRPAPGPVR; encoded by the coding sequence ATGAGCGATGCCACGCCGCCTGGAATCGACAGTGTCAACACCCTCCTCATCCTCGGCGCCTCGGGCGATCTCACCAACCGACTCCTGCTGCCGGGTCTGGGCTCCCTCCTGGCCGCCGAACCGGAACGTCAGGTCCGGGTCGTGGGCGCCGACATCGCCGACCTCTCCGAGCAGGACTGGGCGGAGCGCGTCCGGTCCTGCTTGGGCGATGCCGGGGTGCCTGCCGCCGCTGCCGGGGCGATCGCCGACCGAGCCCGGTACATCCGGACCGACGTCCTGGACGCCGATGCGCTGGCCGGGCTGCTGGACTCCGTCGACGGGCCGACCGTCCTCTACTTCGCGCTCCCGCCGCGCATCTCGGTGCAGGTCTGTGAGCTGCTCGAGAGACGCGGCGTGGACCCAGCCACCCGGCTCGCCCTGGAGAAGCCGTTCGGCACCGACCTCGCCTCGGCCCAAGCGCTGAACGCCCAGCTGCTGAAGGTGGTCGAGGAGAACCGGATCTTCCGGGTGGACCATTTCCTCGGCCTGAGCTCGGTGCTGAACCTCTTCGGCGTGCGGTTCGCGAACCGGCTGCTGGCTCCGGTGTGGACGTCCGAGCACATCGAGAAGGTCGTCATCCGCTACGACGAGGACCTCGCCCTGGAGGGCCGGGCGGGCTATTACGACCGAGCCGGTGCCCTCGTGGACATGATCCAGTCGCACCTGCTGCAGGTGCTCGCGTACTTCGCCATGGAAGCACCGGAGACGTTGGACGCGGAGCAGGTCCGGTCCCTCAAGGCGCAGGTGCTGCGGGCCACCAGGATCTGGGCCGACGATCCGGCCGGCTCGTCCCGGCGGGCCCGGTACACCGCGGGCACCATCGAAGCGCGCCGGGTACCGGACTACGTCGACGAGGAGGGCGTCGATCCGGCCCTGGATACCGAGACCCTCGCCGAGATGATCGTCGAGATCGACAACGAGCGGTGGAGCGGAACGCCCTTCGTGCTGCGCAGCGGCAAGGCCCTGGGCGAGGCCGTCAAGCAGATCGAGGTCTTCTTCCGCGAACCGGGCCACGTACCGACCGGCCTGCACGGCACCGGCCATCCGGACATGCTCGTGCTCGGTCTGAAGCCTGCCGAGATGCTCATCTCGATGTCCGTCAACGCCGAGGGAGACCCGTTCGACCTCGAGCAGAAGGACCTCCGCGCGACCCTCGGCGCGTCCCGGATGCTGCCGTACGGCGAGGTCCTGGACCGCATGCTCGACGGCGATCCGCTGCTCTCGATCCGTGGCGACGTCGCGGAGGACTGCTGGCGGATCGTGGCCCCGGTCCTGACCGCGTGGCGGGCCGGCGAGGTACCGATGCAGGACTACCCGGCCGGGTCCGCTGGGCCCGAGGGCTGGGGCGCCGTGCCGGGCGTCAGCGACCGACCCGCGCCAGGACCTGTCCGGTGA
- a CDS encoding class I SAM-dependent methyltransferase yields MADAAAARDTPPADVRTQTALAGVDLAGRGLEIGPSYNPLVPKSSGYDVRVIDHAPREELIAKYRGYGLDEALIERIEEVDHLWSGGSLADVVDAPGTYDYVIASNFIEHTVDLIGFLNDCAAMLRPGGRLALVVPDLRWCFDHFKPPSTLGQIVDAHLRPTTFHPPGSLLDHTAYACTLDGQVAWWPGQTGTIGLQLPALEGAAQVIADGDRQDVYHDTHRWRFTPASFEFLLDDLRDLGYQPFVQVLGGESLGFEFFVTLEAGATPPAARDRLAQLLRVRDEVLIGCGGLTAAEADELRAERSALLGERADLRTELAETRASVSARVTQLEEELDALRASTSWRLTRPLRALRDVTGQVLARVGR; encoded by the coding sequence ATGGCCGACGCTGCCGCCGCCAGGGACACTCCACCCGCCGACGTCCGCACGCAGACTGCGCTCGCGGGCGTGGACCTCGCTGGCCGCGGTCTTGAGATCGGGCCGTCCTACAACCCGCTCGTGCCGAAGAGTTCCGGGTACGACGTGCGCGTGATCGACCACGCTCCGCGCGAGGAACTCATCGCCAAGTACCGCGGCTACGGGCTCGACGAGGCCCTCATCGAGCGGATCGAGGAGGTCGACCACCTCTGGTCCGGCGGCAGCCTCGCCGACGTGGTGGATGCCCCGGGGACCTACGACTACGTCATTGCATCCAACTTCATCGAGCACACCGTCGACCTGATCGGCTTTCTCAACGACTGCGCCGCGATGCTGCGCCCGGGCGGCCGCCTGGCCCTGGTGGTGCCGGACCTGCGCTGGTGCTTCGACCACTTCAAGCCGCCGTCCACGCTCGGTCAGATCGTCGACGCGCACCTGCGCCCGACCACCTTCCACCCGCCCGGTAGCCTCCTCGACCACACCGCGTACGCGTGCACCCTCGACGGGCAGGTCGCCTGGTGGCCGGGGCAGACCGGGACGATCGGACTCCAGTTGCCCGCCCTTGAGGGAGCAGCCCAGGTCATCGCCGACGGCGACCGTCAGGACGTCTATCACGACACGCACCGGTGGCGGTTCACACCTGCCTCGTTCGAGTTCCTCCTCGACGACCTCCGGGACCTCGGCTATCAGCCGTTCGTCCAGGTGCTCGGCGGGGAATCACTCGGCTTCGAGTTCTTCGTCACTCTGGAAGCCGGCGCGACGCCACCCGCCGCGCGGGACCGGCTCGCCCAGCTCCTTCGCGTCCGCGACGAGGTGCTGATCGGTTGCGGGGGCCTGACCGCAGCCGAGGCGGACGAACTGCGGGCGGAGCGGTCGGCGTTGCTCGGGGAGCGGGCGGACCTGCGCACCGAACTCGCAGAGACACGTGCGTCGGTCTCGGCGCGGGTGACTCAACTGGAAGAGGAGCTCGATGCGTTGCGCGCGTCGACCTCGTGGCGGCTGACCCGCCCGCTGCGAGCGCTGCGCGACGTCACCGGACAGGTCCTGGCGCGGGTCGGTCGCTGA
- a CDS encoding MFS transporter produces MFLSGQTVSLFGSMLVQYAIMWHLTLETKSGTVMALASVFGFLPQAIVSIFGGVWADRLDRKRLIMAADASIAVTTLALALLMLSGFEHLWLIYGTLAIRSVGAGIQMPAVSALIPQIVPTSKLMRVNGLNGTIQSAMMLLAPAAAAAVYANFSIVAIFFVDVTTAAIGIGFLLALSVPRIVRSDSDGPLPGYFDDLVGGVRYVAHHPFIRWLLALYAIVFLLVVGPSYLTPLMIVRTFGEEVWKLTANELAFSIGMTLGGALIAAWGGLKNKIAMVVASTFMFGGLTAALGLAPNLWVFFAFMFGFGLFVPFFSTPSFTILQETVEPERQGRVFGFVGIVMAVSMPLGMAVFGPLADIYSVEFLLVAAGGLLVAVAAIAVLVPVGRRAMLAAGAQVNAAPESRAGTEPQPSGPADPAG; encoded by the coding sequence ATCTTCCTGAGCGGCCAGACCGTCAGCCTGTTCGGGTCGATGTTGGTCCAGTACGCGATCATGTGGCACCTGACCCTCGAGACGAAGTCCGGGACCGTCATGGCGCTGGCCTCCGTGTTCGGCTTCCTGCCGCAGGCGATCGTCTCGATCTTCGGCGGCGTGTGGGCAGACCGGCTGGATCGCAAGCGGCTCATCATGGCCGCCGACGCATCGATCGCGGTGACCACGCTCGCGCTCGCCCTCCTGATGCTGTCCGGGTTCGAGCACCTCTGGCTCATCTACGGGACTCTGGCGATCCGATCGGTGGGCGCCGGCATCCAGATGCCCGCGGTCTCGGCGCTGATCCCGCAGATCGTGCCGACCTCCAAGCTGATGCGCGTGAACGGGCTGAACGGCACGATCCAGTCGGCGATGATGCTCCTCGCACCTGCGGCCGCGGCGGCGGTGTACGCGAACTTCTCGATCGTGGCGATCTTCTTCGTCGATGTGACCACGGCGGCCATCGGCATCGGGTTCCTGCTCGCGCTCTCGGTGCCCCGCATCGTCCGCAGCGACTCCGACGGGCCACTGCCGGGCTACTTCGACGACCTCGTCGGCGGCGTCCGGTACGTGGCGCACCACCCGTTCATCCGCTGGCTCCTCGCGCTCTACGCCATCGTGTTCCTGCTCGTGGTGGGGCCCAGCTACCTCACCCCGCTGATGATCGTGCGGACGTTCGGGGAGGAGGTCTGGAAGCTCACCGCGAACGAGCTCGCGTTCAGCATCGGGATGACCCTCGGCGGTGCGCTCATCGCGGCCTGGGGTGGGCTCAAGAACAAGATCGCGATGGTCGTCGCCTCCACCTTCATGTTCGGCGGCCTGACCGCCGCACTCGGGCTCGCCCCGAACCTGTGGGTCTTCTTCGCCTTCATGTTCGGATTCGGCCTGTTCGTGCCGTTCTTCTCGACGCCGTCGTTCACCATCCTCCAGGAGACGGTCGAGCCGGAGCGGCAGGGCCGGGTGTTCGGCTTCGTCGGCATCGTGATGGCGGTGTCGATGCCGCTCGGCATGGCGGTCTTCGGGCCACTCGCGGACATCTACAGCGTCGAGTTCCTCCTGGTCGCCGCCGGCGGACTCCTGGTCGCCGTGGCTGCGATCGCCGTGCTGGTGCCTGTGGGGCGCCGCGCGATGCTCGCCGCCGGTGCCCAGGTCAACGCCGCGCCGGAGTCGCGAGCGGGCACCGAACCCCAGCCCTCCGGGCCTGCTGACCCGGCCGGGTAG